From Cannabis sativa cultivar Pink pepper isolate KNU-18-1 chromosome 8, ASM2916894v1, whole genome shotgun sequence, a single genomic window includes:
- the LOC115698557 gene encoding metal tolerance protein 4, whose protein sequence is MSQMEGGGGGFDNVKAPLLLSSVESGTPIENGRVHKSNSVTTLKSEFFSKLPEKVRSGLDPEALLNLDFTKTTGLLEGEREYYEKQFATLRSFEEVDSLQSSHGNNEEQDLQEQAKHERAMNISNWANVFLLAFKIYATVKSGSIAIAASTLDSLLDLMAGGILWFTHLSMKNINIYQYPIGKLRVQPVGIVIFAAVMATLGFQVLIQALQQLIKDIPSEKMTSEQLLWLYTIMLTATGVKLVLWMYCRSSGNKIVRAYAKDHYFDVVTNVIGLVAAVLGDKFYWWIDPVGAIVLAVYTITNWSGTVLENAVSLVGQSAPPEVLQKLTYLVLRHHPLIRRVDTVRAYTFGVLYFVEVDIELPEDLPLIEAHAIGESLQIKIEELPEVERAFVHLDYECDHKPEHSILVRLPNSQP, encoded by the exons aTGAGTCAAATGGAAGGTGGTGGTGGGGGGTTTGATAATGTAAAAGCTCCATTGCTGTTATCAAGTGTTGAAAGTGGGACTCCTATTGAGAATGGGAGAGTTCACAAGAGTAACTCTGTTACTACTCTTAAGTCTGAGTTTTTCTCTAAACTGCCTGAAAAGGTTCGTTCTGGGCTTGATCCTGAGGCCCTTCTTAATCTTGACTTTACTAAAACTACTGGTTTATTAGAAG GGGAGAGAGAATATTATGAGAAGCAATTTGCTACACTCAGGTCCTTTGAAGAAGTTGACTCTCTACAATCATCCCATGGCAATAATGAAGAGCAAGATCTCCAAGAACAAGCCAAACATGAGAGAGCAATGAATATTTCCAATTGGGCAAATGTTTTTCTGCTAGCTTTCAAG ATATATGCTACAGTAAAGAGTGGATCCATAGCTATTGCTGCATCAACATTGGATTCTTTGTTAGATCTTATGGCTGGTGGTATACTTTGGTTTACACACTTGTCcatgaagaacataaatatttACCAGTATCCCATTGGAAAACTCAGAGTTCAACCAGTAGGAATTGTTATATTTGCAGCTGTAATGGCAACACTTG GCTTTCAAGTGCTCATCCAGGCTTTACAACAACTAATCAAAGACATACCATCTGAGAAAATGACTTCAGAACAGTTGTTGTGGCTATACACTATCATGCTTACAGCTACAGGAGTGAAACTTGTTCTTTGGATGTATTGTCGAAGCTCGGGCAACAAAATCGTCCGCGCCTATGCAAAG GACCATTACTTTGATGTTGTAACGAATGTAATTGGTTTGGTTGCTGCTGTTCTTGGTGACAAATTCTACTGGTGGATTGATCCAGTTGGTGCCATTGTTCTTGCAGTCTATACTATTACCAACTGGTCTGGCACTGTGCTGGAAAATGCAG TGTCTCTGGTTGGGCAATCAGCTCCACCAGAAGTCTTGCAGAAACTGACATACCTTGTTCTTAGACATCATCCTCTAATCAGACGTGTCGACACAGTCCGCGCATACACCTTTGGTGTTCTGTACTTTGTAGAG GTTGACATTGAACTTCCAGAAGATTTGCCATTGATAGAAGCTCATGCAATTGGTGAATCACTACAAATAAAGATTGAAGAACTCCCTGAAGTAGAGAGAGCATTTGTTCACCTTGATTATGAATGTGACCACAAGCCAGAGCATTCTATTTTAGTTAGACTCCCCAATAGCCAGCCTTAA
- the LOC115698555 gene encoding uncharacterized protein LOC115698555: MNSLLLSSSLCLSPSSISQFPPYRQTQPHNLHTNHNQQCYHLHYPSLAHPFISHKSLQIRRSIGETISPNEGAIPVMEFEDFVEKDWSFLDSEDLISSQDYNHKLNRIISSGEIENSSRVMVSAAAEGFVDQLVESSPCNLLLVVHDSLFVLAGIKEKYDKVKCWQGELIYVPEKWAPLDVVFLYCLPAIPFTFDQVLAAVGKHCSPGARLVISHPQGRGGLEQQRKQYSDVIVSDLPEKPALQEAASNHFFDLVEFVDDPGFYLAVLKLNNAG; this comes from the exons ATGAATTCTCTCCTTTTATCTTCCTCCCTCTGCCTGAGTCCATCATCCATCTCCCAGTTCCCACCTTATCGTCAAACACAGCCTCATAATCTTCACACGAATCATAATCAACAATGTTATCATCTTCATTATCCTTCTTTAGCTCACCCTTTCATTTCTCACAAATCACTACAAATTCGACGATCCATTGGTGAAACAATTTCTCCTAATGAAGGGGCAATACCTGTAATGGAATTCGAAGATTTTGTCGAAAAGGATTGGTCTTTCCTTGATTCAGAGGATCTCATTTCCAGTCAAGATTACAACCATAAGCTTAACCGGATTATATCATCTGGAGAGATTGAAAACAGTTCAAGAGTAATGGTTTCTGCTGCTGCTGAAGGATTTGTGGATCAGTTGGTTGAGTCTTCGCCTTGCAATCTCTTGCTTGTTGTCCATGATTCTCTTTTTGTGTTAGCTGGGATTAAAGAGAAGTATGACAAGGTTAAATGTTGGCAAGGAGAACTTATATATGTACCAGAAAAATGGGCTCCTTTAGATGTTGTGTTTCTGTACTGTCTTCCTGCCATACCCTTTACCTTTGACCAAGTGTTGGCTGCAGTAGGAAAGCATTGTTCTCCAG GTGCAAGATTGGTGATTAGCCATCCACAAGGAAGAGGAGGACTAGAGCAACAGAGAAAACAGTACTCAGATGTAATAGTATCTGACTTGCCTGAGAAACCAGCTTTACAGGAAGCTGCATCTAATCATTTTTTTGATTTAGTTGAATTTGTGGATGATCCTGGATTCTATCTTGCTGTTTTGAAGCTCAACAATGCAGGCTGA
- the LOC115701375 gene encoding uncharacterized protein LOC115701375, whose amino-acid sequence MPGLAQRNDQFSNGSSQMYSLSSPNSFWSKHRDDVSCNQLQKFWNELSPQDRQELLRIDKQTLFEQARKNMYCSRCNGLLLEGFLQIVMYGKSLQQEGANGHLPSNRSGASTNQNDGESMIINQEEIQDPSVHPWGGLITTKDNSLTLMDCYLYSKSLKGLQNVFDSARARERERELLYPDACGGGGRGWISQGLVGYGRGHGTRETCALHTARLSCDTLVDFWSALGEETRQSLLRMKEEDFIERLMYRFDSKRFCRDCRRNVIREFKELKELKRMRKEPRCTSWFCVADTAFQYEVSDDTIQADWRHTFADTVGTYHHFEWAVGTGEGKCDILEFENVGMNGSVKVDGLDLGGVSACFITLRAWKLDGRCTELSVKAHALKGGQCVHCRLVVGDGFVTITRGESIRRFFEHAEEAEEEEDDDSMDKDGNELDGECSRPQKHAKSPELAREFLLDAATVIFKEQVEKAFREGTARQNAHSIFVCLALKLLEERVHVACKEIITLEKQMKLLEEEEKEKREEEERKERRRTKEREKKLRRKERLKGKEKDKDKSFSELNLSSDHPDVPKEDSLLVDEEAHNSVSCSNSIGEACDNVPSRPGSPDIQDELFSNDYHDEDLNLKDEYGSFTVEQSKFSYRRSKFWKEGQTDQSLKWSDRRRFAVVQENAPVPNRSDSRCYGDNLETPRAINLSNRQLRANGTKPISRHCGTKFSEKFHCSSNGRTVERYDYHSCSCNQNTEYRAKVEPHVSASKVGRETKSGSKSESTLDMSKQFYRGSKYNQIDHTRDSCGRPKSKFSSVNNPSSRDLLHSKKVWEPLESQKKYVRSNSDSDVTLKSSALKTEGSEPNNSLIRSSGVVTCSAEFSINSCKIDEEGDDLKESTNSTADSYTGCQDEKQDFDNTKEVSREEIRLSQDHSPLNSFNPTTHRTADPVANISSSSDNCSLCLSEGDSNTASSSTGNHDSSSTSDSEDSSQQSEGKETSISIQNDVSNGHVVRMETNQKADGGDQLGARTYVNSQTGTGNNIFGTPPKIAHAFDNGLSTVSMASQHQNVVSPMHNQNNIHFPVFQAPSTVGYYHQNPVSWPVAPNNGIMPFSHPNHYMYAGPLGYSMNGNSRFCMQYSPVQHLPTPLFAPGPVPFYQPIAKANVINSEEPTQISKPHAVQEASNAATEDCTSSVGAHATHALSGEICQSDDSGKLHTIDNSFSLFHFGGPVALSTGCNSIPVPSKEEIVGDFSSKAPTDNGENNPACNKNKTTVEEYNLFAASNGIRFSFF is encoded by the exons ATGCCCGGTTTAGCGCAAAGAAATGACCAATTCAGTAATGGGTCATCGCAGATGTACTCGCTTTCTTCGCCCAATAGTTTTTGGTCGAAGCACCGCGACGATGTTAGTTGCAATCAGCTCCAGAAG TTCTGGAATGAGCTATCTCCACAAGATCGGCAGGAGCTTTTGAGGATTGACAAACAGACCCTCTTTGAACAAGCACGTAAGAACATGTATTGCTCTCGATGCAATGGGTTATTGCTCGAAGGGTTTTTGCAGATTGTTATGTATGGGAAATCTTTGCAACAGGAGGGAGCAAATGGGCATCTCCCCTCCAACAGATCAGGAGCCTCGACAAATCAAAATGATGGTGAATCAATGATCATAAATCAAGAAGAAATTCAAGATCCTTCTGTCCACCCTTGGGGAGGCCTGATCACAACGAAGGACAACTCACTCACACTTATGGATTGCTATTTGTATTCGAAGTCTCTCAAGGGGCTCCAAAAT GTATTTGACAGTGCACGCGCTAGGGAACGAGAAAGGGAGTTACTGTATCCTGACGCTTGTGGTGGGGGTGGTCGAGGATGGATAAGCCAAGGACTGGTAGGTTATGGAAGAGGACATGGAACAAGGGAAACATGTGCACTGCACACTGCTAGACTATCATGTGACACATTGGTTGATTTTTGGTCAGCACTTGGAGAAGAAACTCGTCAATCTCTTTTAAGAATGAAGGAAGAAGATTTTATTGAGAGGCTCATGTACAG GTTTGACAGCAAGAGATTTTGTAGAGATTGCAGAAGAAATGTTATTCGTGAGTTCAAAGAACTGAAGGAACTGAAGCGCATGCGGAAAGAACCTCGGTGCACTAGTTGGTTCTGTGTTGCTGATACAGCCTTTCAATATGAG GTGTCCGATGACACAATCCAAGCTGATTGGCGACATACTTTCGCTGACACTGTTGGGACATACCATCATTTTGAGTGGGCCGTTGGAACAGGGGAAGGAAAATGTGATATTCTTGAGTTTGAAAATGTTGGCATGAATGGGAGTGTTAAGGTAGATGGTCTAGATCTTGGTGGTGTTAGTGCATGCTTCATCACCTTGAGGGCTTGGAAACTAGATGGCCGCTGCACTGAGCTTTCTGTAAAGGCTCATGCATTAAAAGGTGGACAATGCGTCCACTGCAGGCTTGTAGTTGGGGATGGCTTTGTAACAATAACGAGAGGAGAAAGCATTAGAAGATTTTTTGAGCATGCTGAAGAAGCAGAAGAAGAAGAG gatGATGATTCCATGGACAAGGATGGAAATGAGCTGGATGGAGAGTGTTCTCGCCCCCAAAAACATGCGAAGAGTCCAGAACTTGCTCGAGAATTTCTGCTAGATGCTGCAACAGTTATTTTCAAGGAACAG gTTGAGAAAGCCTTTAGAGAAGGAACAGCACGCCAAAATGCACATAGTATCTTTGTTTGTCTAGCACTAAAGCTGTTGGAAGAACGAGTTCATGTTGCGTGCAAAGAAATTATTACATTAGAGAAGCAG ATGAAActtcttgaagaagaagagaaagaaaagcgCGAAGAAGAAGAACGTAAAGAGAGGAGAAGAACAAAAGAAAGGGAGAAAAAGCTTCGTAGGAAGGAAAGgctaaaaggaaaagaaaaggatAAGGACAAAAGCTTTTCTGAACTAAATCTATCTTCTGATCATCCTGATGTTCCAAAAGAAGATTCATTATTAGTTGATGAGGAGGCACATAATTCCGTTAGCTGCAGCAATTCAATTGGTGAAGCATGTGATAATGTTCCATCCAGGCCAGGATCTCCCGATATTCAAGATGAGCTATTTTCAAATGATTATCATGATGAGGATCTTAATTTGAAAGATGAGTATGGTTCTTTTACTGTTGAACAAtcaaagttttcctatcgaagATCGAAGTTTTGGAAAGAAGGTCAAacagatcaatctttgaaatgGTCTGACAGACGCCGATTTGCAGTTGTTCAAGAGAATGCTCCTGTGCCAAATAGATCTGATTCAAGATGTTATGGTGATAACTTAGAGACTCCAAGGGCCATCAATTTATCTAATAGGCAATTAAGGGCAAATGGAACAAAGCCAATTAGTCGACATTGTGGTACTAAGTTTAGTGAGAAGTTTCACTGCTCCAGCAATGGAAGAACAGTTGAGAGATATGACTACCATTCCTGCAGCTGTAACCAAAATACTGAATATAGAGCAAAGGTTGAGCCACATGTTTCTGCAAGCAAAGTTGGCCGGGAGACAAAATCAGGGAGCAAGTCAGAGTCTACTTTAGATATGTCCAAGCAATTTTATCGTGGCAGCAAATACAACCAAATAGATCACACACGTGATAGTTGTGGAAGACCCAAAAGCAAATTCAGCTCTGTGAATAATCCCTCCAGTAGAGATTTACTTCATTCCAAGAAAGTTTGGGAACCCTTGGAATCTCAAAAGAAATATGTCCGAAGTAACTCGGATTCAGATGTTACCTTGAAATCATCTGCTTTAAAGACTGAGGGATCAGAACCTAATAATAGCCTCATAAGATCATCTGGTGTTGTTACATGTTCAGCTGAATTTAGCATAAATTCATGCAAAATTGATGAAGAGGGTGATGATTTAAAGGAATCAACTAACTCTACCGCTGATAGTTATACAGGCTGCCAAGATGAAAAACAGGATTTTGACAACACAAAGGAAGTTTCTCGTGAAGAAATCAGATTGTCTCAGGATCATTCTCCACTGAATTCTTTTAACCCTACAACACACAGGACTGCAGATCCTGTTGCGAATATCAGTTCTAGTTCCGATAATTGTTCATTATGTCTAAGTGAGGGTGACAGCAATACAGCTTCTTCAAGTACTGGGAACCATGATTCCTCATCAACTTCAGATTCAGAAGATTCCAGCCAGCAATCCGAAGGAAAGGAAACTTCGATTTCCATTCAAAATGATGTCTCTAATGGCCATGTAGTCAGGATGGAGACAAATCAGAAGGCAGATGGAGGAGATCAATTGGGAGCCAGAACATATGTGAATTCACAGACTGGGACAGGAAATAACATTTTTGGGACTCCACCAAAAATTGCTCATGCTTTTGATAATGGTTTATCTACTGTTAGTATGGCTTCTCAACATCAAAATGTGGTGTCTCCAATGCATAACCAAAATAATATACATTTCCCAGTGTTTCAGGCTCCTTCAACAGTGGGTTACTACCATCAAAATCCAGTTTCATGGCCTGTGGCTCCCAACAATGGGATTATGCCTTTCTCCCACCCCAATCACTATATGTATGCCGGGCCTCTTGGTTACAGTATGAATGGAAATTCACGGTTTTGCATGCAGTATAGTCCTGTGCAGCATCTACCTACTCCTTTGTTTGCCCCTGGCCCGGTGCCATTTTATCAGCCAATTGCCAAAGCCAATGTGATCAATTCAGAGGAGCCGACCCAGATTTCTAAGCCACATGCAGTGCAGGAAGCATCAAATGCAGCAACTGAAGACTGCACGAGTTCAGTTGGAGCTCATGCAACACACGCACTGAGTGGAGAAATATGTCAAAGCGATGATTCTGGAAAATTGCATACAATCGACAATAGCTTTTCTTTGTTCCATTTCGGCGGGCCTGTGGCACTTTCGACAGGATGTAACTCGATCCCCGTGCCTTCAAAAGAAGAGATTGTTGGTGATTTTTCTTCCAAAGCTCCAACAGATAATGGTGAGAATAATCCAGCTTGCAATAAGAACAAAACCACTGTTGAAGAATACAACTTGTTTGCTGCAAGTAATGGCATAAGATTTTCATTCTTTTGA